DNA sequence from the Cupriavidus oxalaticus genome:
CGACCAGCGCGCGGCGGATAAAGAGCTCGCGCGCTTCCTGCGGGTTCATCGGACCGTAGTGGACGCGGCGGTGCTGGTAGACCACCAGGCCATACAGCGTGGCCCGTTCCAGCGCCAGCACCTGGCCGGCCTTCTTTTCCCAGTGCGGATCGCTCCAGCTCACCTTGAGCAGGTGGCCGCCGACCTGCTCCAGCCACTCCGGCTCGATCCGCGCCAGCGTGCGCGCGAACAGGCGGCTGGTCTCGACCAGCTCGGCCGCCACGATCCAGCGGCCGACCTTGCGCGCGATCAGCGAGCCCGGCCACAGGTGGAACTTGATGCCGCGCGCGCCCAGGTACTCGCGGCCCTTGCCGTCGCCATCCTCGATACGCACGCCGACGTTGCCGAGCAGGCCGGTCAGCAGCGCCTTGTGCACCTGCTCGTAGGTCGGCTCGCTTTCGTTCAGGCGCCAGCCCTGCTCGGCGACCGTGGTCAGCAGTTGCGAATGGACGTCGCGCCATTCGCGCAGGCGCAGATGCGACAGGAAGTGGGCGCGGCACTGGTCCTGCAGCTGGCGGTTGGACTTCTTGTGCGCGACCGCGTCCTCGAACCACTTCCACAGCTTGACCCAGCCCAGGAACTCGGACTTCTCGTCCATGAACTTGCGGTGCGCCTGGTCGGCGGCTTCCTGCGCCTCCTGCGGACGGTCGCGCGGATCCTGCACCGACAGCGCGCTGGCGATGACCAGCACCTCGCGCAGGCAGTGGTGCTCGCGCGCGGCCAGGATCATGCGGCCCACGCGCGGGTCCAGCGGCAGCTTGGCCAGTTGCCGCCCGGTCGGCGTGAGCTGGTTGGCGTCGTCGACCGCGCCCAGCTCCTGCAGCAGCTGGTAGCCGTCGGCAACGGCGCGGCCCAGCGGCGGCTCGATAAACGGGAACGATTCGATATCGGTCAGCCGCAGCGCCTTCATGCGCAGGATCACCGCCGCCAGCGACGAGCGCAGGATTTCCGGATCGGTGAAGCGCGGGCGGCCGGTGAAATCCGACTCTTCGTATAGCCGGATGCACACGCCGTTGGCCACGCGGCCGCAACGGCCAGCGCGCTGGTTGGCAGCGGCCTGCGAGATCGATTCGACCTGCAGCTGCTCGACCTTGTTGCGGTACGAATAGCGCTTGACGCGCGCCATCCCGGTATCGACCACGTAGCGGATGCCCGGCACCGTCAGCGAGGTCTCGGCGACGTTGGTCGCCAGCACGATGCGGCGCGTGTTGGACGGCTTGAACACCCGCTCCTGCTCCTGCACCGACAGCCGCGCGAACAGCGGCAGGATCTCGGTATGCGGCGGATGGTGCTTGCGCAGCGCCTCGGCCGCCTCGCGGATCTCGCGTTCGCCCGGCAGGAACACCAGCACGTCGCCCGGGCCGACGCGGCACAGTTCATCGACGGCATCGACAATGCCGTCGTAGAGGTCGCGCTCGCGCGCCTGCGCGCTGCGCGGCGCGGCGCCCGGCGGCGCGTCGTCGGTAATCGGGCGATAGCGCACTTCCACCGGATACAGCCGGCCGCTGACCTCGATCACCGGCGCGGGCTTGCCGTTGAGCGTGAAATGCTCGGCAAAGCGCTGCGCATCGATGGTGGCCGAGGTGATGATCACCTTCAGGTCGGGCCGCTTCGGCAGGATCTGGCGCAGGTAGCCGATCAGGAAGTCGATGTTCAGGCTGCGCTCGTGCGCCTCGTCGATGATGAGCGTGTCGTACGCGCGCAGCAGCGGGTCGTTCTGGGTCTCGGCCAGCAGGATGCCGTCGGTCATCAGCTTGACCGACGCGCCCGCCGACATGGTGTCGTTGAAGCGCACCTGGTAGCCGACATGCTCGCCCACCGGCGACCCCAGCTCCTGCGCGATGCGCTTGGCGGTGGAGGTCGCGGCGATGCGGCGCGGCTGGGTGTGGCCGATCAGTCCCCCGCCCTCGCGCCCCGGCCCGCGTCCGATCGACAGGCAGATCTTGGGCAGCTGCGTGGTCTTGCCCGAGCCGGTCTCGCCCGAGACGATCACGACCTGGTTCGCCAGCAGCGCCGCGGCGATCTCGTCGCGGCGGGCCGAGACCGGCAGGGCCTCGGGGAATGTGATCGGGGGCAGCGGGTTGACCGCCCGCGGTGGCCGCGGCGGGCGCTCCTGGCGCGGGCCGCGCGGCGGGCGCTGGCCGGGTTCATCGGCCGGACGGGCAGCAGCTGGCTCCGTGCGGCCAGCGGGCGGCCGGGGCTGGCCACGGGTCGGCCCTGGGGCCTGCCCTTTGGACGGCCGGGGCGGCCGGGGCGGCCGGGGCGGCCGGGACGGATTGGATGGCGTGGACTGGCCGGCACCGGCCGGCGTCTGCGCGACGGCGGATTGGCCTGGCCTGGCGGGCTTTGCAGCCTTGAAGGGGCGTTGTTCTGACATTGGCCGGGATTATAATCCGCGGGATGAACGCCAGAACCGACGCGCCTCAGCCGGCGCCCACTCCCGATACGACAGCCGACACGGCAGTGGAGCCTCCCGCCACGGCCGAGCTGCCCCCGCCTGCCCCGATTTCCCCAGTGCCCGCCACCGCGCCGCTGCCGGCGGGTGCCGACGCCATCGAACGCGGCGGCCCCGACCACCAGCAGTTCGTCGACTGGCTGCGCATGGTGGCGCCGTACATCCACGCCTTCCGCGGCAAGACCTTCGTGATCGCCTTCGCGGGCGAACTGGTCAAGTCGGGCGTGCTCGACGCGCTGGTCAACGACGTGGCGCTGCTGCATGCGATGGGCATGCAGATCGTGCTGGTGCATGGCTCGCGCCCGCAGGTGGAAGAGCAGCTGGCGCTGCGCCATGTCGAGTCGCAATTCGTCGACGGCGTGCGCATCACCGACAACGCCGCGCTCGAATGCGCCAAGGAGGCCGCCGGCGAGCTGCGCCTCGATATCGAGGCCGCCTTCAGCCAGGGCTTGCCGAATACGCCGATGGCCGGCGCGCAGCTGTCGGTGATTTCCGGCAACTTCGTCACCGCACGCCCGGTCGGCATCGTCAACGGCACCGACTACCAGCACACCGGGCTGGTGCGCAAGATCGATGCCGAGTCGGTGCGCATGTCGCTGTCCCACGGCAAGGTGGTGCTGCTGTCGCCGCTGGGCTTCTCGCCGACCGGCCAGGCCTTCAACCTGTCGATGGAAGACGTGGCCAGCGCCACCGCCACGGCGCTCAAGGCCGATAAGCTGATCTTCATCACCGAGGTGCCGGGCGTGCCCGACCCGGTCGGCAAGCTGATGCCGGAAATGTCGCTGCGCACGGCCGTGGAGCGCCTGCAGAACAACCACCTGCCGCCCGACGTGGCCGACTACCTGCGCCACCTGGTCAAGGCGCTCAAGGGCGGCGTGCCGCGCGCGCACCTGATTCCCTATGCGCTGGACGGCTCGGTGCTGCTGGAACTGTTCCTGCACGACGGGGTCGGCACCATGCTGTCCGATACCGACCTCGAAAGCCTGCGCGAAGCCACGCTGGACGATGTCGGCGGCATCCTGCAGCTGATCGCGCCGCTGGAGGCGGACGGCACGCTGGTGCCGCGCGGACGCCACCTGATCGAGCGCGATATCGCCAACTTCTCGGTGATCGAGCACGATGGCGTGCTGTTCGGCTGCGCCGCGCTCTATGACTACCCGCGCGAGAACATGGGCGAAATGGCCTGCCTGACCGTCTCCGCCGAGGCCCAGGGCACCGGCGACGGCGAGCGCCTGCTCAAGCGCATCGAGCGCCGCGCCCGCGCGCTCGGACTTGAGCGCCTGTTCGTGCTCACCACGCGCACCGAGCACTGGTTCCTCAAGCGCGGCTTCGTCCACGCCACGGTCGACGACCTGCCCGAAGACAAGCGCAAGCTCTACAACTGGCAGCGCAAGTCGATGGTGCTGATGAAAAAACTGTGACGGCGTAGGGTCAATGGCCACCCGGGCGCGGCCTGCCGCCCTGCTTGGCTACAATAGCGCCAGCGCCCCGAGCCCAGTCTAACGAACGTACAAGGAGTCCCCCCATGGCCCGCATGGTCCATTGCATCAAGCTGAACAAGGAAGCCGAAGGCCTCGACTTCCCGCCGCTGCCCGGCGAACTGGGCAAGAAGATCTGGCAAAGCGTGTCGAAGGAAGCCTGGGCCGGCTGGCTCAAGCACCAGACCATGCTGATCAATGAAAACCGCCTCAACATGGCGGACACGCGCGCGCGCCAGTACCTGATCAAGCAGACCGAAAAGTACTTCTTCGGCGAAGGCGCCGACCAGGCGCAGGGCTACGTGCCGCCGCAGTCCTGATTTCCGGACGGCCTCAAACGACAAAGGGGTGCCCGAGGCACCCCTTTTTGCTGGGCCGTTTTAGCGGCGTCACGGCGCAGACGGCGGATCAGTAGTCCGTACGCTGCACACCGTCGCCGGTGCCAAGCAGCAGCACGTCCGCGCCGCGCAGCGCGAACAGGCCCACGGTGACCACGCCCGGCACCTGGTTGACGGTTTGCTCCAGGCCACGCGGATCGTCGATCTTCAGGCCGACCACGTCGAGGATCACATTGCCGTTGTCGGTCTTGTAGATGCCGCCTTCCTTCGTCATGCGCAGCTTCGGCTGGCCGCCCAGTGCCTGCAGCTTGCGCGCCACCGCCGCACGTGCCATCGGAATCACCTCGACCGGCAGCGGGAAGGCACCCATGGTGCCGACCAGCTTGCTGCCGTCCGCGATGCAGACAAAGCGCTTCGCCACCGAGGCAACGATCTTCTCGCGCGTCAGCGCGCCGCCGCCGCCCTTGACCATGGCGCCGCTGGCATCGATCTCGTCGGCGCCGTCGACGTACACGGGAATCTCATCGACCTCGTTCAGGTCCAGTACCTTGAACCCGTGCTGCTGCAGGCGGCGCGTGGAAGCCTCGGAGCTCGACACCGCACCCTCGAAACGCTCCTTGAACGCCGCCACGGCATCAATGAAGAGGTTGGCGGTGGAGCCGGTGCCCACGCCCAGCACGGCACCTTCGGGAACTTCCTGCTTCACATAGTCGGCGGCGGCCTGCGCCACCAACGCCTTGAGTTCATCCTGAGTCATGACAACAGCCAGATCGCGTTGGGGGAAACGCATAGTGTAGCGGATTGAGCGGCATACCCCGCCACCGGCGGTACAATGGTCCGGCCGGGGCCAGCGCTTGCCGCCCCGCCATCGCAAACCGAATCGCCCACGATTCAGCGCCAACGACTAAGCGACATGAACCAGCTCGAACAACTCAGGCAGTTCACCACGGTAGTGGCCGATACCGGCGACTTCCAGCTGATGAAGCAATACACCCCGCAGGACGCGACCACCAACCCCTCGCTGATCCTGAAGGCCGTGCAGAAGCCGGAATACCGGCACCTGCTGGAGAAGGCGGTGCAGGATCACCATGGCAACGGCGGCGTCGATGCGGTGATGGACGAAGTGCTGATCGCCTTCGGCTGCGAGATCCTGGCGATCGTGCCGGGCCGCGTCTCGACCGAAGTCGACGCGCGCCTGTCGTTCGACACCACCGCCACCGTCAACAAGGCCCGCCACCTGATCCAGCTGTACGAGCAGCGCGGCATCGCGCGCGAGCGCGTGCTGATCAAGATTGCGTCGACCTGGGAAGGCATCCGCGCGGCCGAGATCCTGCAGCGCGACGGCATCCGCTGCAACATGACGCTGCTGTTCTCGCTGGTGCAGGCGGTGGCCTGCGCCGAGGCGGGCGCGCAGCTGATCTCGCCCTTCGTCGGCCGCATCTTCGACTGGTACAAGAAGCAGGCCGGCGAGCAGTGGGACCCGGTCGCCAACGGCGGCGACAACGATCCCGGCGTGCGCTCGGTGCGGCAGATCTACGACTACTACAAGAAGTTCGGCTACCCGACCGAGGTGATGGGCGCCAGCTTCCGCAGCACCGCGCAGATCCTGTCGCTGGCCGGCTGCGACCTGCTGACCATCAGCCCGGAGCTGCTCGAGCAACTGGCCGCCGGCCAGGGTGCGCCAGAGCGCAAGCTGTCGGTCGACCAGGCACAGGCCGCCAATATCGCCCGCATCACGGCGGACGAGCCGGCATTCCGCTGGCAGCTGAATGAAGACGCGATGGCCACCGAGAAGCTGGCCGAAGGCATCCGCCTGTTCGCCGCGGATGCGGTCAAGCTGGAAAAGTTGATCGGCGAGATTGCCAAATAAGCGCCAAATAAGCCGACAGTGCCGGCTCAGTCGGGCTCCATGCCCGGCTGCGGCCACAGCAGCGGCAGCAAGGCGCCTGCCGCTGCCGGCACCACCAGGTCCGCGGTCTGGTCCAGCGCGGACGGCAGCGGGTTGATCACGATGACAGGCGCGCCGTGCTCCTTCGCCAGCCCCGGCAGCGCGGCTGCGGGATAGACCAGTCCCGACGTCCCCACCACCAGGCACAGGTCCGAAGTCTGCGCCGCATGCTCGGCGCGGAAGCGCGCCACGCGCGGCAGGTCTTCGCCGAACCACACCACGCCCGGGCGCATCAGCGCCCCGCACAAGTGGCAGCGCGGCGGCATGCCGGGCAATGCGCTGGCTTCGTCGCAGCGCCCGCACCCGTCCAGCCATTTGTTGGCGAACAGGTTGCCGTGCAGTTCGATCACATGCTGGCTGCCGGCACGCTGGTGCAGGCCGTCGACGTTCTGCGTCACCAGCGTGACGTGCTTTTGCGCGGCCAGCGCCGCCAGCGCGTGGTGCGCCGGATTGGGATGGGCGGCCGCGACCAGCGCGCGCCGGTGCAGGTACCACTCCCACACCAGTTCGGGCTGGCGCCGGTAAGCCTCTTCGCTGGCCAGTTCCTCAGGATTGAACCGTTCCCACAGGCCAGTCATTGCATCGCGGAAGGTCGGCACGCCCGACTCGGCCGAAATGCCGGCGCCCGTCAGCACGAAGATGCTGCGCGCCTGCGCGATCAGCCGACGCACCGCTTCCATCCCGGGCCAGGGCTCGGACGTGGGGCGCAGCGGATCGGCCACCATGGCGTCAGCGCGGCAGGCGCCGCTGGCGCACCGCTTCGTACAGGCAGACGCCGCTGGCCACCGAGACGTTGAGGCTCTCGACACCGCCGGCCATCGGGATGCCGACCAGTTCGTCGCAGGTCTCGCGCGTCAGGCGGCGCATGCCCTCGCCTTCGGCGCCCATCACGATCGCGGTCGGGCCCTTGAAGTCGATGTCATAGAGGGATTTCTCGGTACCGTCGGCGGTGCCGATCACCCAGACGCCGCGTTCCTGCAGCTCGCGCAGCGTGCGCGCCAGGTTGGTCACGGTGATATACGGCACGGTCTCGGCCGCGCCGCTGGCCACCTTGGCCACGGTTGCGTTCAGGCCGACGCTGCGGTCCTTGGGCGCGATCACCGCGTGCGCGCCGGCGCCATCGGCCACGCGCAGGCAGGCACCGAGATTATGCGGATCGGTGACGCCGTCGAGCACCAGCAGCAGCGGCGTGCCTTCGATGCCATCCAGCAGTTCGTCGAGGTTCAACGCCAGCGCAACGTCCTCGGCGCGTGCTACCACGCCCTGGTGCCGGTCGGTGCCGGCCATGCCGCGCAGGCGCTCGGCGTCGACGGGATGCAGGCGCACGCCCAGGCTTTCGGCCAGGCGGACGAAGTCTTGCATGCGCCGGTCGCGGCGGGCGGATTCGATGTAGATATCCGACACGCCCTTGGGATCTTGCCGCAGGCGCGCGGTCACGGCGTGGAAGCCGATCAGGAGTTTTTGTTTAGCCATGGGCGCGATTGTACTCGCCCCTGCGCCGTCCCCGCGCAGGCGGGGACGGCGGTTGGCCCTAACCCGGCTTGCCTCGCCTTAGTGCTTGCGCGGGGTGCGCTTGGCAGCAGACTTGCCGGCGGTCTTCGCAGGACGCGACTTCGAAGCCGGCTTGCGCGGCTTCTCAAGGTGCGCGGGCTTGGGCTTGGCCGCGCGCTTGGCCGGCTTGCCGCCGGTACTGATGTGCGGCTTGAGCGGCGTGATCACCGCTTCGAATACCGGCTGCTCCTCGATGACACGGTCGAGCGTCTCGTCGAACGACTCTTCCGGCTTGGACGATCCGCCCAGCAGCGCCGCCAGCTGGCGGCCCTTCTTGCGCGCCGGCACCGCGTGGGCGGCCGGAACGCGCGGCTGGGTGTCGGTGCCCGTTGCGCGCGCGCGCAACGTCTTGGCCGACGGTTCCTGAACCAGGCGGAAGTCGATCTTGCGTGCATCGAGATCCACACGCGACACCTGCACGCGCACGCGGTCGGTCAGGCGATAACGGATGCCGGTACGCTCGCCGCGCAGTTCGTTGCGGGCCTCGTCGTACTGGAAGTAATCGCTGCCCAGTTCGGTCACGTGCACCAGCCCTTCGACATACAGCTCGTCGAGCTGCACGAAGATGCCGAACGACGTCACGGCGCTGACGGTGCCGGCAAAATCGCTGCCCAGCTTGTCGCGCATGAAGTAGCACTTGAGCCAGGCCTCGACATCGCGCGACGCCTCGTCGGCACGGCGCTCGTTGGCCGAGCAATGCAGGCCGAGCTCGTCCCAGATGGCCTCGTTGCGCCTGGCCCGCGCCGCGGCCAGTTCCGCCTTCTGCTCGGCGTCCTTGGCCTGCAGGCGGCGCGCCTTGGGCGAGATCGCGGTGTTTAGCTCGGTGCCGTGGGCAAACGCCGGCTGGTACTTGGTATGCGCGAGCACCGCCTTGATCGCGCGGTGCACCAGCAGGTCGGGATAGCGGCGGATCGGGCTGGTGAAGTGCGCGTAGGCCCCATACGCCAGGCCGAAATGGCCGATATTGTCGGGGCTGTAGACGGCCTGCTGCATCGAGCGCAGCAGCATGGTCTGCAGCATCGGCGCATCCGGGCGGGACTTGATCTTGTCCATCACCTCGGCATAGTCGGACGCCTGCGGCTTGTCGCCGCCGCCCAGCGACAGGCCGGCGGTCTTCAGGAACTCGCGCAGGTTCTTCAGCTTCTCTTCGCTCGGGCCGGCATGGATGCGGTACAGCGCCGGGTGCTTGAAGCGCTCGAGGAAATCCGCCGCGCACACGTTGGCGGTCAGCATGCATTCCTCGATCAGCCGGTGCGCATCGTTGCGGGTGCGCGGCAGGATCTGCTCGATCTTGCCCTGCGCATTGCAGACGATATAGGTCTCGGTGGTGTCGAAGTCGATCGCCCCGCGCTCGCGCCGCGCCTTCAGCAGGACCTGGAACAGTTCGTACAGGTTCTGCAGGTGCGGCACCAGCTCGGCGCGCTTGTGCGCCTCCGGGCCCTTGGTGTTGGACAGGACCGACCAGACCTCGTTGTAGGTCAGGCGCGCGGTCGAGTGCATCACCGCGGGATAGAACTGGTAGCCCTTGAGTTCACCCTTGGCCGTGAGCACCGCATCGCAGACCATGCACAGCCGGTCGACGCTGGGATTGAGCGAGCACAGCCCGTTGGACAGCTTCTCCGGCAGCATCGGAATCACGCGGCGCGGGAAGTAGACCGAGGTGGCGCGGTCCAGCGCATCGGCATCCAGCGGCGTGCCGGGGCGCACGTAATGCGACACGTCGGCGATCGCCACGATCAGGCGCCAGCCTTTGGCACGGCCGATCTTGACCGGCTCGCAGTAGACCGCGTCGTCGAAGTCGCGCGCGTCTTCGCCGTCGATGGTCACCAGCGGGATGTCGCGCAGGTCGATGCGGTGGTCCAGGTCGGCCTGGCGCACCTCGTCCGGCAACGCAGTGGCTTCCTTGGCCGCCGCCGGGGAGAAGGCATGCGGCACGCCATACTTGCGCACCGCGATCTCGATCTCCATGCCGGGGTCGTCGATCTCGCCGAGGATCTCCACCACGCGGCCGACCGGCTGCACATAGCGGTCCGGATATTCGATCAGCTCGACGCTGACCACCTGCCCCACGCGCGCCTTGCCCTGCGCCTTGGGCGGGATCAGGATGTCCTGGCTGATGCGCTTGTCCTCGGGTGCGACCACCAGCACGCCGCCCTCGCTGAGCAGCCGCCCGATCACGTAGCGGTTGGCGCGCTCGATGATCTCGACGATCTGCCCCTCGGGCCGGCCGCGGCGGTCGTAGCCCATCACGCGCACTTGCGCGCGGTCGTTGTGCATGGCCTTCTGCAGCTCACGCTCGGGCAGGAAGATATCGTCCTCGCCATCGTCGCGGATCAGGAAGCCGAAGCCGTCGCGGTGGCCCTGCACGCGGCCGGTGACGAAGTTGGGCTGGTGGGCCAGTTCATAGCGGCCCTTGCGGTTCAGTTCGATCTGGCCGTCGCGTTCCATCGCCGCCAGGCGCTTCTGGAAGCCGTCATGCTCCTTGCGCGTGACCGACAGGGCCTTGGCGATATCGCCTGCCGACTGCGGAGATCCCGACGTTCTCAGCACGCCCAGGATTTCTTCCCGGCTGGGGATCGGATAGTTATTCTGATTCAATTTTTTCTGGAAACTATTTGACAAAATTCTCGCGCTCTCTATAATGAGCGCTTCGGTTGTTTCGACACCTGCCCAGGTGGCGGAATTGGTAGACGCACTAGGTTCAGGTCCTAGCGGTGGCAACACTGTGGAGGTTCGAGTCCTCTCCTGGGCACCAGATCACCGGGAAACCCGCAGCGCTTTCGAGCCCTGCGGGTTTTTTGTTTTCGGCGCTTTGTTGGCGTACCAGATCCGGCAACTTCCACTCCTTGCTGGCGGCAACTTGCCGCGGTGTCATACGTCAGCGTACGGGTTTTTTCCCGCCCTTGGAACCGCGCACAATGCCTTGCGCGGCAACCGAACCACATCGGTCCGGCAATGTCGAGGAGTGTAACAGCTTCAGTGGCGATTCCGGCATTCCGCGGGCAAGCACTGGATCTTGACGCCACCGATACCCGTGCCGCGCGGCGGGCACCGCGGGCACAGGTGCGACAGCGCGCGCTCAGGCGTTCGCGTCGTCGTCGAGCAGGCTGGCGCGCTTGCCGCGCTTGAGCCAGGCGCCCAGGTTGTGCGGGCGCAGCGTGTCGTACTCTTCGAACGGCTGGTGGATCCAGGGGTTCGACGGCAGGAAGGTCACATGGTAATCCGGCTCGATCTTCGAGCAGGCCTTGTACCACAGTACCGCCGAGCGCACCTCGGTCACCGCCGGATAGCGCTCCTTCAGGTGGCGGCCCACGCGTTCCAGCGTGATGCCCGAATCGACCAGGTCATCGACCAGCAGGATCCTGCCCGACAGCTCGCCGCGCGTCATGGTGATGTACTGCGCGATATCGAGGTCGCCCTGCTGCGTGCCGGCAGCTTCGCGATAGCTGCTGGTCGCCAGGATCGCCAGGGGCACGTCGAAGATGCGCGACATCTGGTCGCCCACGCGCAGGCCGCCGCGCGCCAGGCACAGGATCTTGTCGAATTTCCAGCCCGACTCATGCACGTTCAGCGACAGTCGTGCGATCAGGCGGTGGTATTCATCCCACGAGACCCACAGGTTCTCTTCATCGTTGGTTGGCAGGTTCATCGTTTTGCTCTTGATATCTTCGTGGCCGGTCGGCCCGGATGGCCCGGATGGCAAATAAGGCTCGGCCCGCTTGCGCGGGCCGATGGTCTGTTGCAGGCCGCGGCGTTCGTGGCGCCGCGGCACTACTACGTCATGCTTCTGGTTGCCGGGTCAGGCCTTGTACGGATGACGCAGCAGGATGGTCTCGTCGCGGTCCGGGCCGGTCGAGATCATGTCGATCGGGATGCCGACCACTTCCTCCACACGCTTCAGGTAGACGCGGGCCGCCTCGGGCAGCGCGTCCCACGACTTCACGCCGAAGGTCGACTCGTTCCAGCCAGGGAACTCTTCATAGACCGGCTCGCAGCGCGCCACCGCGTCAGAGCCGCGCGGCAGGATGTCGACGGTCTGCCCGTCCAGCGTGTAGCCGACGCACAGCTTGATGCTGTCCAGGCCATCCAGCACGTCCAGCTTGGTCAGGCACAGGCCCGACACGCCGTTGATCTGCACCGAGCGCTTGAGCGCGGCGGCATCCAGCCAGCCGGTGCGGCGCGGACGGCCGGTG
Encoded proteins:
- the rnr gene encoding ribonuclease R; this translates as MNQNNYPIPSREEILGVLRTSGSPQSAGDIAKALSVTRKEHDGFQKRLAAMERDGQIELNRKGRYELAHQPNFVTGRVQGHRDGFGFLIRDDGEDDIFLPERELQKAMHNDRAQVRVMGYDRRGRPEGQIVEIIERANRYVIGRLLSEGGVLVVAPEDKRISQDILIPPKAQGKARVGQVVSVELIEYPDRYVQPVGRVVEILGEIDDPGMEIEIAVRKYGVPHAFSPAAAKEATALPDEVRQADLDHRIDLRDIPLVTIDGEDARDFDDAVYCEPVKIGRAKGWRLIVAIADVSHYVRPGTPLDADALDRATSVYFPRRVIPMLPEKLSNGLCSLNPSVDRLCMVCDAVLTAKGELKGYQFYPAVMHSTARLTYNEVWSVLSNTKGPEAHKRAELVPHLQNLYELFQVLLKARRERGAIDFDTTETYIVCNAQGKIEQILPRTRNDAHRLIEECMLTANVCAADFLERFKHPALYRIHAGPSEEKLKNLREFLKTAGLSLGGGDKPQASDYAEVMDKIKSRPDAPMLQTMLLRSMQQAVYSPDNIGHFGLAYGAYAHFTSPIRRYPDLLVHRAIKAVLAHTKYQPAFAHGTELNTAISPKARRLQAKDAEQKAELAAARARRNEAIWDELGLHCSANERRADEASRDVEAWLKCYFMRDKLGSDFAGTVSAVTSFGIFVQLDELYVEGLVHVTELGSDYFQYDEARNELRGERTGIRYRLTDRVRVQVSRVDLDARKIDFRLVQEPSAKTLRARATGTDTQPRVPAAHAVPARKKGRQLAALLGGSSKPEESFDETLDRVIEEQPVFEAVITPLKPHISTGGKPAKRAAKPKPAHLEKPRKPASKSRPAKTAGKSAAKRTPRKH
- a CDS encoding phosphoribosyltransferase produces the protein MNLPTNDEENLWVSWDEYHRLIARLSLNVHESGWKFDKILCLARGGLRVGDQMSRIFDVPLAILATSSYREAAGTQQGDLDIAQYITMTRGELSGRILLVDDLVDSGITLERVGRHLKERYPAVTEVRSAVLWYKACSKIEPDYHVTFLPSNPWIHQPFEEYDTLRPHNLGAWLKRGKRASLLDDDANA